The proteins below are encoded in one region of Halorhodospira halochloris:
- the vapC gene encoding PIN domain nuclease has product MMLVDTSVWIDYFNGIENPHTDLLDSSIVEGSVAIGDLIFLEILQGIRTDREYRQTKQSLLTLDQHELFSRKMAGKCADNYRALRKKGITIRKNADIIIATFCIENDFPLLFLDRDFKPFVEHLGLAPALRLNP; this is encoded by the coding sequence ATGATGCTGGTTGATACCAGCGTCTGGATCGACTATTTCAACGGCATCGAGAACCCACATACTGATTTGCTGGATTCCTCTATAGTCGAGGGGTCTGTCGCGATTGGCGACCTCATATTCCTGGAGATCCTGCAAGGGATTCGCACTGACAGGGAGTACCGTCAGACCAAACAAAGCCTATTGACGCTGGATCAGCATGAACTGTTTAGCAGAAAGATGGCCGGAAAATGCGCCGACAACTATCGGGCACTCCGAAAAAAAGGCATTACGATAAGAAAAAACGCGGATATCATCATCGCGACCTTCTGTATAGAGAACGACTTTCCATTACTTTTTCTGGATCGCGACTTCAAACCCTTCGTTGAGCACTTAGGCCTAGCACCAGCTCTACGCTTAAACCCTTGA
- a CDS encoding diguanylate cyclase domain-containing protein: MDIPTLFLIIALTNLLLGAAMLSMADRPGHSPMWLWSLAALVNTLGHLGFMWHANTPHPALLVISNLMLSCWLALIAEGFRLIQQYRLPRWLLWAPLPVMAISLLPILDNMQARVVVVSAILFGQLAMILFMLFRNWADTPGRGRVIVSIGLSALLLLVGYRFTMASLGGMDATTSILQENITQIVTFNGSLLFYILLALGVIVMTQERAGQILAASEKRFRMLFEESRQPLTLMDQQGYFTAANPAALEQFQLPGPDSLIGRPLTDFAPQQQADGRSSSEYAEDMCQQTLRCGGYECEWQCIRPNGQPFDAMLVLTAIHYEEHPILHVAWKDITQRKAIENQLRINEQKFRTFVEDANDIIYALNLDGTFQYISPNISDILGQDPNEIQGSHFSAIVHPDDVPHCETFLQGVLTTRSKASGLEYRVQHKRYGWQWHVTNASPLLDNDNSIMGMLGIAHDITTRKRAETQFMHMAHHDGLTQLPNRALLMDRLDQAMATASANGKMLALMFIDLDQFKPINDTHGHGVGDLVLQQTAQRLLGCLRDTDTVARIGGDEFVVVLPEISRVENAERLAGIIQHSLDKPFHTDGLKLHVSSSIGIAIYPDHGKDGAELTQNADIAMYYAKQSNSQRIQLFSLEMPDLMHPSAAREG; encoded by the coding sequence GTGGACATCCCGACCTTATTCCTGATCATCGCGTTGACCAATTTGCTGCTTGGGGCGGCAATGCTCTCCATGGCGGATCGTCCAGGCCACAGCCCCATGTGGCTGTGGTCACTCGCGGCGCTGGTTAATACCCTTGGCCACCTGGGGTTCATGTGGCACGCCAATACGCCGCATCCAGCCCTGCTGGTGATCTCCAACCTCATGCTCAGCTGCTGGCTAGCCCTGATAGCTGAGGGGTTTCGCCTTATTCAGCAATACCGTTTGCCACGCTGGTTGTTATGGGCTCCGCTACCCGTGATGGCCATCAGTCTATTGCCTATTCTGGATAATATGCAGGCTAGGGTAGTCGTGGTCTCGGCGATTTTATTCGGCCAATTGGCAATGATTCTGTTCATGTTGTTTCGTAACTGGGCAGATACTCCCGGGCGAGGTCGGGTAATTGTAAGTATCGGTCTGTCGGCTTTGCTGCTGCTTGTTGGCTATCGCTTCACAATGGCCAGCTTGGGGGGCATGGATGCCACAACCAGCATCTTGCAGGAGAATATCACTCAAATAGTCACCTTTAATGGTAGCCTGCTGTTCTACATTCTCCTCGCCCTAGGGGTCATTGTCATGACTCAGGAGCGAGCAGGGCAAATCCTCGCAGCCAGTGAAAAACGTTTCCGAATGCTGTTTGAGGAATCCCGTCAGCCACTTACCCTGATGGATCAGCAAGGCTATTTTACCGCGGCCAATCCGGCTGCCCTCGAGCAGTTTCAACTGCCTGGGCCCGACTCGCTAATAGGTAGGCCTCTGACCGATTTTGCACCGCAGCAACAGGCTGACGGGCGCTCTTCGAGTGAATACGCCGAGGATATGTGCCAGCAGACGCTGAGGTGTGGAGGATATGAGTGCGAATGGCAGTGCATTCGCCCGAATGGACAGCCCTTTGATGCGATGCTGGTACTAACAGCCATTCACTATGAAGAACATCCCATCCTGCACGTTGCCTGGAAGGATATCACCCAGCGTAAGGCTATCGAAAACCAGTTGCGCATCAACGAGCAGAAGTTTCGGACCTTCGTCGAAGACGCCAATGATATAATCTACGCCCTCAACCTGGATGGCACCTTCCAATATATTTCACCCAATATCAGTGATATACTCGGTCAGGATCCGAATGAGATCCAAGGTAGCCACTTCTCGGCAATAGTCCATCCCGATGATGTCCCTCACTGTGAGACTTTTCTCCAGGGTGTTTTGACCACTCGCAGTAAGGCGAGCGGGCTTGAATACAGGGTACAACACAAAAGATACGGCTGGCAGTGGCACGTAACTAACGCCTCGCCCTTGCTCGATAACGACAACAGTATCATGGGTATGCTGGGTATCGCCCACGATATTACTACGCGCAAGCGTGCGGAGACTCAATTCATGCACATGGCCCATCACGATGGGTTGACCCAATTGCCCAATAGGGCGCTGCTGATGGATCGTCTAGATCAGGCCATGGCCACTGCAAGTGCCAATGGTAAGATGCTGGCTTTGATGTTTATCGATCTAGACCAGTTCAAGCCGATCAATGACACTCATGGCCATGGTGTAGGTGATCTGGTGCTGCAGCAGACAGCCCAGCGCTTGCTAGGGTGTTTGCGCGACACCGACACCGTGGCTAGGATCGGTGGTGATGAGTTCGTGGTTGTGCTTCCCGAGATCAGTCGAGTAGAAAACGCCGAAAGGTTAGCTGGGATTATTCAGCATTCATTGGATAAACCATTCCATACCGATGGACTAAAGCTACATGTGTCATCCAGTATCGGTATTGCCATTTATCCTGATCATGGCAAGGATGGCGCGGAATTAACCCAAAATGCTGATATTGCCATGTATTACGCCAAGCAAAGCAATTCGCAGCGGATTCAGCTTTTTAGCTTGGAAATGCCGGATTTGATGCACCCCTCTGCGGCGCGTGAGGGGTGA
- a CDS encoding type II toxin-antitoxin system VapB family antitoxin, with protein sequence MRTNIVIDDQLMDEALKASGCETKKEAVEQGLRLLVQRSKQQQIRNLRGKIKWEGDLDEMRSAK encoded by the coding sequence ATCAGAACTAATATAGTCATTGACGATCAATTGATGGACGAAGCCCTCAAGGCCTCCGGTTGTGAAACCAAAAAAGAGGCAGTTGAGCAAGGGCTAAGGCTCCTTGTGCAAAGAAGCAAGCAGCAGCAGATTCGCAATTTGCGCGGCAAGATCAAATGGGAAGGCGATCTGGATGAAATGCGGAGTGCTAAATGA